One Streptomyces sp. NBC_00102 DNA segment encodes these proteins:
- the prcA gene encoding proteasome subunit alpha: MSTPFYVSPQQAMADRAEYARKGIARGRSLVVLQYADGIVFVGENPSRALHKFSEIYDRIGFAAAGKYNEYENLRIGGVRYADLRGYTYDRDDVTARGLANVYAQTLGTIFSSAAEKPYEVELVVAEVGAEPEGDQIYRLPHDGSIVDEHGSVAVGGNAEQISNFLDQRHRDGMTLAEALKLAVQALSRDPNGSEREIPAERLEVAVLDRTRPQQRKFKRIVGRQLARLLEADGAAATTPTDAPSDTEETESEESSGSAEE; this comes from the coding sequence GTGTCGACGCCGTTCTATGTCTCACCCCAGCAGGCCATGGCCGACCGGGCGGAATACGCCCGCAAAGGCATCGCCCGCGGTCGCAGCCTGGTTGTGCTGCAGTACGCCGACGGCATTGTGTTCGTCGGCGAGAACCCGTCCCGTGCGCTGCACAAGTTCAGCGAGATCTACGACCGGATCGGCTTCGCCGCCGCCGGCAAGTACAACGAGTACGAGAACCTCCGCATCGGCGGGGTGCGCTACGCCGATCTGCGCGGATACACCTACGACCGCGACGACGTGACGGCCCGTGGGCTGGCCAACGTCTACGCGCAGACGCTCGGCACCATCTTCTCCAGCGCGGCCGAGAAGCCGTACGAGGTGGAGCTGGTCGTCGCCGAGGTGGGCGCCGAGCCCGAGGGCGACCAGATCTACCGGCTGCCGCACGACGGCTCGATCGTCGACGAGCACGGATCGGTCGCGGTCGGCGGGAACGCCGAGCAGATCAGCAATTTCCTGGACCAGCGGCACCGCGACGGCATGACGCTCGCCGAGGCGCTCAAGCTCGCCGTCCAGGCGCTCTCCCGCGACCCCAACGGCAGCGAGCGGGAGATTCCCGCGGAGCGGCTGGAGGTCGCGGTGCTGGACCGGACCCGGCCCCAGCAGCGCAAGTTCAAGCGGATCGTCGGACGGCAGCTCGCGCGGCTGCTGGAGGCCGACGGCGCCGCGGCGACCACCCCCACGGACGCTCCGTCCGACACGGAGGAGACCGAGTCCGAGGAGTCGAGCGGGTCCGCCGAGGAGTAG
- a CDS encoding FKBP-type peptidyl-prolyl cis-trans isomerase, giving the protein MRRLAGLLVVPLLLLSAAACGSDDKASDSASSETGVPAITAGAKFGEKPTIAKGVGDPPKELKTTVISKGDGATLKNGDAVQVNYLGQAWDSTKPFDNSFDRKTPFDLTLGAGMVIQGWDKGLVGQKVGSRVQLVIPPDLAYGEQGQGDIKPNATLVFVVDVVKATQIPASAEGTKVPQNDAALPKVGTNTDGKAPSVTIPKSDAPAKLSSTYVLESDGEVITDTDSVVVNYVGLLWKDGKTFDSTYEQGKTQTFPLEQVTLKGLKSGLVGKKVGSRVLLVIPPDQGFGDTAQQSIPAKSTLVFAVDLLAKM; this is encoded by the coding sequence GTGCGCCGACTTGCCGGCCTTCTCGTCGTCCCCCTCCTGCTGCTCTCCGCAGCGGCCTGCGGCAGCGACGACAAGGCCTCCGACTCCGCTTCGTCCGAGACCGGCGTGCCCGCGATCACCGCGGGTGCCAAGTTCGGTGAGAAACCCACCATCGCCAAGGGCGTGGGTGACCCGCCGAAGGAGCTGAAGACCACGGTCATCAGCAAGGGCGACGGCGCCACGCTGAAGAACGGCGACGCGGTCCAGGTCAACTACCTCGGCCAGGCCTGGGACTCGACGAAGCCCTTCGACAACAGCTTCGACCGCAAGACCCCGTTCGACCTGACCCTGGGCGCCGGCATGGTCATCCAGGGCTGGGACAAGGGCCTCGTCGGCCAGAAGGTCGGCAGCCGCGTCCAGCTGGTGATCCCGCCGGACCTCGCCTACGGCGAGCAGGGCCAGGGCGACATCAAGCCCAACGCGACCCTCGTCTTCGTGGTCGACGTCGTCAAGGCCACCCAGATCCCGGCGTCCGCCGAGGGCACCAAGGTTCCCCAGAACGACGCCGCGCTCCCGAAGGTCGGCACCAACACCGACGGCAAGGCGCCCAGCGTCACGATCCCGAAGAGCGACGCGCCCGCCAAGCTCTCCTCCACCTACGTGCTGGAGTCCGACGGCGAGGTCATCACGGACACCGACAGCGTCGTGGTGAACTACGTGGGCCTGCTGTGGAAGGACGGAAAGACGTTCGACAGCACCTACGAACAGGGGAAGACACAGACCTTCCCGCTGGAGCAGGTGACCCTCAAGGGCCTGAAGAGCGGACTCGTGGGCAAGAAGGTCGGCAGCCGCGTTCTGCTGGTCATCCCGCCGGACCAGGGTTTCGGTGACACCGCGCAGCAGTCGATTCCCGCCAAGTCGACCCTGGTGTTCGCCGTGGACCTGCTGGCGAAGATGTAA
- a CDS encoding FKBP-type peptidyl-prolyl cis-trans isomerase: protein MSIEKPEVDFPGGEPPADLEIKDIWEGDGAVAADGDNVSVHYVGVAFSTGEEFDSSWNRGTPLQFKLGSGMVIQGWDKGVKGMKVGGRRQLIIPAHLAYGDRGAGHAIGPGETLIFVCDLVAV, encoded by the coding sequence GTGAGCATCGAGAAGCCCGAGGTCGACTTCCCGGGTGGCGAGCCGCCGGCCGATCTTGAGATCAAGGACATCTGGGAGGGCGACGGCGCCGTCGCCGCGGACGGCGACAACGTCTCCGTCCACTACGTGGGCGTGGCCTTCTCCACCGGCGAAGAGTTCGACTCCTCGTGGAACCGGGGCACGCCGCTCCAGTTCAAGCTCGGCTCCGGCATGGTCATCCAGGGCTGGGACAAGGGCGTCAAGGGCATGAAGGTCGGCGGCCGCCGCCAGCTGATCATCCCGGCGCACCTCGCCTACGGCGACCGCGGTGCGGGTCACGCCATCGGACCGGGTGAGACGCTGATCTTCGTCTGCGACCTCGTCGCCGTCTGA
- a CDS encoding LacI family DNA-binding transcriptional regulator — protein sequence MSSPSQPAPARPTSRDVARVAGVSQATVSLVLGGKWTGRVSDATAERVRASARDLGYRPNLAARSLRMGKTRTALLVVPALTHEFFARVYTGAASVAADHDFGVVLYPSPDGTGPAKDPFASARAALDGVIASSMATEALGALGDTELPLVMLDSDPSAPGAAAGVNLDIADGMRQVAEHLLALGHRRFTHVAAAVDSWTFAERARALREALAAVPGTSLRTVASALEVSGGLRAAEAALTAPGPRPTALVCDGDVLAAGACKAARRLGLRVPDDLSVSGFDDLALATAVEPELTTVALPAEQVGERGMSALIAVLEGRPVRTGSLPVELVVRGSTAPPPTDGSRLTADGSRLTADG from the coding sequence GTGAGCAGCCCGTCCCAGCCGGCCCCGGCCCGCCCCACCAGCCGGGACGTGGCGCGGGTCGCGGGGGTGTCGCAGGCGACGGTCTCCCTGGTGCTGGGCGGCAAGTGGACCGGCCGGGTCTCCGACGCCACCGCCGAGCGGGTCCGGGCGAGCGCGCGGGATCTCGGTTACCGCCCCAACCTCGCCGCCCGCAGCCTGCGTATGGGGAAGACCAGGACCGCGCTGCTGGTGGTGCCCGCGCTCACCCACGAGTTCTTCGCCCGGGTCTACACGGGCGCCGCCTCGGTCGCCGCCGACCACGACTTCGGGGTGGTGCTCTACCCGTCCCCCGACGGCACCGGCCCGGCGAAGGACCCCTTCGCCAGCGCCCGCGCGGCGCTCGACGGGGTGATCGCCTCGTCCATGGCGACGGAGGCCCTCGGGGCGCTGGGAGACACGGAGTTGCCACTGGTGATGCTGGACAGCGACCCGTCCGCCCCGGGAGCCGCGGCCGGGGTGAACCTCGACATCGCCGACGGGATGCGTCAGGTGGCGGAGCATCTGCTCGCCCTCGGCCACCGCCGTTTCACGCACGTGGCCGCCGCCGTCGACTCGTGGACCTTCGCGGAGCGCGCCCGTGCCCTGCGCGAGGCGCTCGCCGCCGTGCCCGGCACTTCCCTGCGTACGGTCGCCTCGGCGCTGGAGGTCTCCGGCGGGCTGCGGGCGGCCGAGGCGGCGCTGACCGCGCCGGGGCCCCGGCCGACCGCGCTGGTCTGCGACGGGGACGTGCTGGCGGCGGGCGCGTGCAAGGCGGCGAGGCGCCTCGGCCTGCGGGTCCCCGACGACCTGTCGGTGTCGGGCTTCGACGACCTGGCGCTCGCCACCGCGGTGGAGCCCGAGCTGACCACGGTGGCGCTCCCCGCCGAGCAGGTCGGCGAGCGGGGCATGAGCGCCCTGATCGCCGTGCTGGAAGGCCGCCCCGTCCGCACCGGCAGCCTGCCGGTGGAGCTGGTCGTACGCGGCTCCACCGCCCCGCCGCCCACGGACGGCTCGCGGTTGACGGCTGACGGCTCACGGCTCACGGCTGACGGCTGA
- the pafA gene encoding Pup--protein ligase — protein MDRRIFGLENEYGVTCTFRGQRRLSPDEVARYLFRRVVSWGRSSNVFLRNGARLYLDVGSHPEYATPECDNLTELVTHDKAGERILEGLLVDAERRLHEEGIAGDVYLFKNNTDSAGNSYGCHENYLVARHGEFSRLADILIPFLVTRQLICGAGKVLQTPRGAVYCVSQRAEHIWEGVSSATTRSRPIINTRDEPHADAERYRRLHVIVGDSNMSETTMLLKVGATDLVLRMIEAGTVMRDLTLENPIRAIREVSHDTTGRRKVRLASGREASAIEIQREYYDKAVDFVERRGIRTGTVDQVLELWGRTLDAIEAEDLDKIATEIDWVMKYKLIERYRAKHNMTMSHPRVAQIDLAYHDIHRRRGLYYLLERKGQATRICNDLKIFEGKSVPPQTTRARLRGDFIKRAQEQRRDFTVDWVHLKLNDQAQRTVLCKDPFRSVDDRVEKLIAGM, from the coding sequence ATGGACCGCCGCATTTTCGGGCTGGAGAACGAGTACGGCGTCACGTGCACGTTCAGGGGACAGCGCCGACTGTCACCTGACGAAGTGGCGCGCTACCTCTTCCGCCGTGTCGTGTCATGGGGCCGCAGCAGCAATGTCTTTCTGCGGAACGGCGCCCGCCTCTACCTCGACGTGGGTTCGCATCCGGAATACGCAACTCCCGAATGCGACAACCTCACTGAGCTTGTCACCCACGACAAGGCAGGCGAACGCATTCTGGAAGGTCTGCTCGTCGACGCCGAACGCCGCCTGCACGAGGAAGGAATCGCGGGCGACGTCTATCTCTTCAAGAACAACACCGACTCAGCGGGCAACTCCTACGGCTGCCACGAGAACTACCTCGTGGCCCGGCACGGGGAATTCTCCCGGCTCGCGGACATCCTCATTCCGTTCCTCGTCACGAGGCAGCTGATCTGCGGCGCGGGCAAGGTCCTGCAGACCCCGCGCGGAGCGGTCTACTGCGTGAGCCAGCGTGCCGAGCACATCTGGGAGGGCGTCAGCTCCGCCACCACGCGCTCCCGTCCGATCATCAACACCCGCGACGAACCGCACGCGGACGCCGAGCGCTACCGCCGCCTGCACGTCATCGTCGGCGACTCCAACATGTCCGAGACGACCATGCTGCTCAAGGTCGGCGCCACCGACCTCGTGCTCCGCATGATCGAGGCGGGCACGGTGATGCGCGACCTGACGCTGGAGAACCCGATCCGGGCCATCCGCGAGGTCAGTCACGACACCACCGGCCGGCGCAAGGTGCGCCTGGCCAGCGGCCGTGAGGCGTCGGCCATCGAGATCCAGCGCGAGTACTACGACAAGGCGGTCGACTTCGTCGAACGCCGGGGCATCCGCACCGGCACCGTCGACCAGGTCCTCGAACTCTGGGGCCGCACCCTGGACGCGATCGAGGCGGAGGACCTCGACAAGATCGCCACCGAGATCGACTGGGTCATGAAGTACAAGCTCATCGAGCGGTACCGGGCCAAGCACAACATGACCATGTCGCACCCGAGGGTGGCTCAGATAGACCTCGCCTACCACGACATCCACCGTCGCAGGGGGCTGTACTACCTCCTGGAGCGCAAGGGCCAGGCCACCCGTATCTGCAACGACCTGAAGATCTTCGAGGGCAAGTCCGTGCCCCCGCAGACCACCCGGGCACGGCTGCGCGGGGACTTCATCAAGCGGGCGCAGGAGCAGCGGCGGGACTTCACCGTCGACTGGGTCCACCTCAAGCTCAACGACCAGGCGCAGCGCACGGTGCTGTGCAAGGACCCGTTCCGGTCGGTGGACGACCGGGTGGAGAAGCTCATCGCGGGCATGTGA
- a CDS encoding YafY family protein: MATNAIDQTRRMLSLVTYLRERPGAHVQDVARAFGITEDELISDLDVLPMCGTSFRGGDLLDIDTDGDRIWWHNPDDVAEPLRLAADEATALLVAARAVATLPGLRESDRLALVRATAKLETAAGETGAASSRLSVTFESEGGVFAEVDRAISERRRLWLRYYSPARDELTEREVDPIRLFAVGHTYLEAWCRLSEARRTFRLDRVAEIRLLDDPAAPPELVLRDLSEGLVQPAAEDPEVVIEVGAGGRWVAEYYPHDRAEERPDGGLVITLRTPDPASLRRLALRLGGEGRIVSPPELAESARRAAAEALAAYDGVA; this comes from the coding sequence ATGGCCACGAACGCGATCGACCAGACCCGGCGGATGCTCTCCCTGGTGACCTATCTGCGCGAGCGCCCCGGCGCGCATGTGCAGGACGTCGCCCGGGCCTTCGGCATCACCGAGGACGAGCTCATCTCCGACCTGGACGTCCTGCCCATGTGCGGGACCAGCTTCCGCGGCGGCGATCTGCTCGACATCGACACCGACGGCGACCGGATCTGGTGGCACAACCCGGACGACGTCGCCGAACCGCTGCGGCTCGCCGCCGACGAGGCCACCGCGCTGCTCGTCGCCGCCCGCGCCGTCGCCACCCTGCCCGGACTCCGCGAGAGCGACCGCCTCGCCCTCGTACGCGCCACCGCCAAGCTGGAGACCGCCGCCGGGGAGACCGGCGCGGCCAGCTCCCGGCTCTCGGTGACCTTCGAGTCCGAGGGCGGCGTTTTCGCCGAGGTCGACCGGGCCATCTCCGAGCGCAGAAGGCTCTGGCTCCGCTACTACTCGCCCGCCCGGGACGAACTCACCGAGCGCGAGGTGGACCCGATCCGGCTCTTCGCGGTGGGCCACACCTACCTGGAGGCCTGGTGCCGGCTCTCCGAGGCCCGGCGCACCTTCCGCCTGGACCGGGTCGCGGAGATCCGGCTGCTCGACGACCCGGCGGCGCCCCCGGAGCTGGTGCTCCGCGACCTCTCGGAGGGGCTCGTGCAGCCGGCCGCCGAGGACCCGGAAGTGGTCATCGAGGTCGGCGCCGGCGGCCGCTGGGTCGCCGAGTACTACCCGCACGACCGTGCCGAGGAGCGCCCCGACGGCGGGCTGGTGATCACCTTGCGCACCCCGGACCCGGCCTCGCTGCGGAGGCTGGCCCTCCGCCTCGGCGGCGAGGGCCGCATCGTGTCGCCTCCGGAGCTGGCCGAGAGCGCCCGCCGGGCCGCCGCCGAAGCGCTCGCCGCCTACGACGGCGTGGCCTGA
- a CDS encoding MFS transporter, which produces MAAGYLDILRERHAARLLTGTLIGRLPNGIAPIAIVLFTRAEGGSYTLAGGLAAAYGLATAVGQPLLGRAVDLYGQPRVQLPAAVVSALGMVLLALTGLDPLPLAYAAVIVSGVFTPPLEGGLRALWPSVLGQREERVHRAYALDAVAQEVMFTAGPLLVTLLVSLWSPAVALLVVNAAGVLGALSVILSEPSRTWRSAPREAHWLGALRSPGLLALLGSLFFVGIALGSITVAGVAYADDQGRESVYGWLMAALGLGALIGGSVYGARQWAGAPERRLRAIVALLALGYLPLVLTPGVVAMTALAALAGVFLAPAIACSFIVVDRHAPRGTVTEAFSWLVTTIGVGAAAGTALAGPAVELGGTSWSFAVAGAGGAAALVVLLATGKVLAVPARERVVAAGRENDRNGAVEPGFSSRRKA; this is translated from the coding sequence ATGGCCGCGGGATATCTGGACATCCTCCGGGAGCGGCACGCGGCCCGGCTGCTCACCGGCACCCTGATCGGACGGCTGCCGAACGGCATCGCCCCCATCGCGATCGTGCTCTTCACCCGGGCCGAGGGCGGCAGCTACACACTGGCCGGCGGCCTCGCCGCCGCGTACGGCCTCGCCACGGCGGTCGGGCAGCCGCTCCTCGGGCGGGCGGTGGACCTCTACGGCCAGCCGCGCGTGCAGCTCCCGGCGGCGGTCGTCTCCGCCCTCGGCATGGTGCTGCTGGCCCTCACGGGTCTGGATCCGCTGCCGCTCGCCTACGCGGCGGTCATCGTCTCCGGCGTGTTCACCCCGCCCCTGGAGGGCGGACTGCGCGCCCTCTGGCCGTCCGTACTCGGGCAGCGGGAGGAGCGGGTGCACCGCGCCTACGCCCTGGACGCGGTCGCCCAGGAGGTCATGTTCACCGCCGGGCCGCTGCTGGTGACCCTGCTGGTGTCCCTCTGGTCGCCCGCGGTGGCCCTCCTCGTCGTGAACGCCGCCGGAGTCCTCGGGGCGCTTTCGGTGATCCTCTCCGAGCCCTCCCGCACCTGGCGCTCCGCACCCCGCGAGGCCCACTGGCTCGGCGCCCTGCGCTCGCCCGGGCTCCTCGCCCTCCTCGGCTCGCTCTTCTTCGTCGGGATCGCTCTCGGCTCGATCACCGTGGCGGGCGTCGCCTACGCCGACGACCAGGGCCGCGAGTCCGTGTACGGCTGGCTGATGGCGGCGCTGGGGCTCGGCGCGCTGATCGGCGGTTCGGTGTACGGGGCCCGGCAGTGGGCCGGTGCCCCCGAGCGCCGGCTCCGCGCTATCGTCGCGCTGCTCGCCCTCGGCTACCTGCCGCTGGTGCTGACGCCCGGCGTGGTCGCGATGACGGCGCTCGCCGCCCTCGCCGGGGTGTTCCTCGCGCCGGCCATCGCCTGCTCCTTCATCGTGGTCGACCGGCACGCGCCCCGGGGCACCGTGACCGAGGCGTTCTCCTGGCTCGTGACCACCATCGGCGTGGGAGCGGCGGCCGGAACGGCCCTGGCGGGGCCCGCCGTCGAACTGGGCGGGACCTCCTGGAGTTTCGCCGTCGCCGGAGCGGGCGGAGCGGCCGCCCTGGTGGTTCTGCTGGCCACCGGAAAGGTCCTCGCAGTTCCGGCACGTGAGCGCGTCGTCGCGGCCGGTCGGGAAAATGATCGAAACGGAGCTGTCGAACCCGGTTTCAGCTCACGCCGTAAGGCGTAA
- the tatC gene encoding twin-arginine translocase subunit TatC encodes MLKSARKQEKNDEGRMPLLDHLRELRNRLLKAVLAIVVVTIVAAFFQKDIYDFLLRPILSSVGCKDGVVTAVNGKPCALLKTDTLMAPFTNALKVALMSGVLLATPVWLYQLWAFVAPGLHKGEKRYAYGFAVIGAPLFLAGGYLAYLILPQTAQIMLGFSPDSVQNQIGLDSYLDLLTRMIVVFGLAFELPLLLVALNLTGMVTGKRMLGWWRGMIVGLTAFAAIATPGGEPLSMLLLAGPLAVLYFIATGFSLLNDKRRNRGNPDADLDDDEASDLDLTPERIDEVESVSARRATLPGQASGEQDGAGSQPLNGYDDIT; translated from the coding sequence TTGCTCAAGTCTGCCCGCAAGCAGGAGAAGAACGACGAGGGGCGGATGCCCCTCCTCGATCACCTGCGTGAGTTGCGTAACCGGCTGCTGAAGGCCGTTCTGGCCATTGTCGTGGTGACCATCGTCGCCGCCTTCTTCCAGAAGGACATCTACGACTTCCTTCTGCGGCCGATTCTCTCGTCGGTCGGCTGCAAGGACGGCGTGGTCACCGCGGTCAACGGCAAACCCTGCGCGCTGCTGAAGACCGACACCCTGATGGCGCCGTTCACCAACGCCCTCAAGGTCGCTCTCATGTCCGGCGTGCTTCTGGCCACGCCGGTCTGGCTCTACCAGCTCTGGGCCTTCGTGGCGCCGGGCCTGCACAAGGGCGAGAAGCGGTACGCCTACGGCTTCGCCGTCATCGGCGCACCGCTCTTCCTGGCCGGCGGTTACCTCGCCTACCTGATCCTGCCGCAGACCGCGCAGATCATGCTCGGGTTCAGTCCGGACAGCGTGCAGAACCAGATCGGGCTCGACAGCTACCTCGACCTGCTCACCCGCATGATCGTGGTCTTCGGCCTGGCCTTCGAGCTTCCTCTGCTGCTCGTCGCGCTGAACCTGACCGGGATGGTCACCGGAAAGCGGATGCTCGGCTGGTGGCGCGGGATGATCGTCGGTCTCACCGCCTTCGCCGCCATCGCCACCCCCGGCGGCGAACCGCTCTCGATGCTGCTGCTGGCCGGCCCCCTGGCCGTCCTGTACTTCATCGCGACGGGCTTCTCGCTCCTGAACGACAAGCGTCGCAACCGCGGCAACCCGGACGCCGACCTCGACGACGACGAGGCCTCGGATCTCGACCTCACCCCCGAACGCATCGACGAGGTGGAGAGCGTGTCCGCGCGGCGGGCCACCCTTCCCGGTCAGGCCTCGGGCGAGCAGGACGGTGCCGGATCGCAACCTCTCAACGGTTACGACGACATCACCTGA
- the tatA gene encoding Sec-independent protein translocase subunit TatA, producing the protein MIGNLKPLEIVLIIAVILLLFGAKKLPDMARSLGKSARILKSEAKAMKRDDAEPATPAAETAAQPAPQPAAARTIQAAPGDVTSARPVNETNPTTQS; encoded by the coding sequence ATGATCGGCAATCTGAAGCCCCTAGAGATCGTTCTGATCATCGCTGTCATCCTGCTGCTCTTCGGTGCCAAGAAGCTTCCGGACATGGCGCGTTCGCTCGGGAAGTCCGCCCGCATCCTCAAGAGCGAGGCGAAGGCGATGAAGCGCGACGACGCGGAACCCGCCACCCCGGCCGCCGAGACGGCCGCCCAGCCCGCCCCGCAGCCTGCCGCGGCCCGTACCATCCAGGCCGCTCCGGGCGACGTGACCAGCGCGCGCCCCGTCAACGAGACCAACCCCACCACCCAGAGCTGA
- a CDS encoding YafY family protein: MAIAKAERLMNLALCLLGTRRPLSKRELRGSIEAYLEAGSDESFNRMFERDKDDLRELGLVIETVEGLDGDIGYLARRDSNRLPPITLSAEEAAALEIAAKVWQQARLAGAASGALQKLRAAGMPEAEDTYEVPSALEPRIPVHEAAFEPLMLACRDRRPVTFDYRKGNSAHAEQRQVEPWGLECWRGHWYLAGWDRDRGAERVFRLSRIAGRVRSRAGVFTAAIPDVVTVRETVESWAGETATRTARIRLRAGAGFPLRSRAVSVRDLGDGWDELEIPYGHGLDAWLVEFGPDVVVLEPADLRADVVDRLRAVAKD; encoded by the coding sequence ATGGCGATTGCCAAGGCCGAGCGGCTGATGAACCTCGCGCTGTGCCTGCTGGGTACACGGCGTCCGCTCAGCAAGCGTGAGCTGCGCGGCTCCATCGAGGCGTACCTCGAAGCCGGTTCCGACGAGTCCTTCAACCGCATGTTCGAGCGCGACAAGGACGATCTGCGCGAACTCGGCCTCGTCATCGAGACCGTCGAGGGACTCGACGGCGACATCGGCTACCTCGCCCGACGCGACAGCAACCGCCTCCCGCCGATCACCCTCAGCGCGGAGGAGGCGGCGGCCCTGGAGATCGCGGCCAAGGTGTGGCAGCAGGCCCGCCTCGCCGGAGCGGCCAGCGGAGCGCTGCAGAAGCTGCGCGCCGCCGGAATGCCTGAGGCGGAGGACACGTACGAGGTGCCGAGCGCCCTCGAACCGCGCATCCCCGTGCACGAGGCCGCCTTCGAACCGCTGATGCTCGCCTGCCGCGACCGGCGGCCGGTCACCTTCGACTACCGCAAGGGCAATTCCGCCCACGCCGAGCAGCGTCAGGTCGAGCCCTGGGGGCTGGAGTGCTGGCGCGGCCACTGGTACCTGGCCGGCTGGGACCGCGACCGGGGCGCCGAGCGCGTCTTCCGGCTCTCGCGCATCGCCGGCCGGGTCCGCTCCCGGGCCGGCGTCTTCACCGCCGCCATTCCCGACGTCGTCACCGTCCGGGAGACCGTGGAGAGCTGGGCCGGCGAGACCGCCACCCGCACCGCCCGGATCAGGCTGCGGGCCGGCGCCGGTTTCCCGCTGCGCTCGCGCGCGGTCTCCGTACGCGACCTCGGCGACGGCTGGGACGAGCTGGAGATCCCGTACGGACACGGTCTGGACGCCTGGCTCGTCGAGTTCGGGCCGGACGTCGTCGTGCTCGAACCCGCCGATCTGCGGGCCGATGTGGTCGACCGGCTGCGCGCCGTGGCCAAGGACTGA
- a CDS encoding diacylglycerol kinase, with product MTSEITLFVNPTAGSGRGAHAAQPAASALREAGFSVRTVLGENADDALRRARDAVGGGTGALIAVGGDGMVSLALQAVAGTRTPLGVVAVGTGNDYARTLGLPVRDPAAAGRLAADALKRDGIRTLDLGRAGDRWFGTVLASGFDSRVNDRGNRMRLFPGRIKYDLAILAELASFRPVPYRIRLDGGAALEIEATLVAVGNGTSYGGGMRICADAVMDDGLFDVTVVGDCSRTTLLKVFPKVYRGTHLGHPVVTVHRAASVELAAPATTAYADGEPLGALPVTAVCVPGAVRVLTG from the coding sequence GTGACCAGCGAGATCACCCTCTTCGTCAATCCCACCGCGGGCAGCGGCCGGGGCGCGCACGCCGCGCAGCCGGCCGCTTCCGCGTTGCGGGAGGCCGGATTCTCCGTACGCACCGTGCTCGGCGAGAACGCGGACGACGCGCTGCGCCGGGCGCGGGACGCCGTGGGCGGCGGTACGGGGGCGCTGATCGCGGTGGGCGGGGACGGCATGGTCTCCCTGGCGCTCCAGGCGGTGGCCGGTACCCGGACCCCGCTCGGGGTGGTGGCCGTGGGCACCGGCAACGACTACGCCCGCACCCTCGGGCTGCCGGTGCGCGACCCGGCGGCGGCCGGCCGGCTGGCCGCCGACGCCCTGAAGCGGGACGGCATACGCACCCTCGACCTCGGGCGGGCCGGAGACCGGTGGTTCGGCACGGTGCTGGCTTCCGGCTTCGACTCCCGGGTCAACGACCGGGGCAACCGGATGCGCCTGTTCCCCGGCCGCATCAAGTACGACCTGGCGATCCTCGCCGAGCTGGCCTCCTTCCGGCCGGTGCCCTACCGGATACGGCTGGACGGCGGGGCCGCCTTGGAGATCGAGGCGACGCTGGTCGCGGTCGGCAACGGGACCTCCTACGGCGGCGGCATGCGGATCTGCGCGGACGCCGTCATGGACGACGGCCTCTTCGACGTGACCGTCGTCGGCGACTGCAGCCGGACCACCCTGCTGAAGGTCTTCCCGAAGGTTTACCGGGGCACCCATCTCGGCCACCCCGTGGTCACCGTCCACCGCGCGGCTTCCGTCGAACTGGCCGCGCCGGCCACCACCGCCTACGCCGACGGCGAACCCCTGGGAGCGCTCCCGGTGACCGCGGTGTGCGTACCGGGTGCCGTACGCGTCCTCACCGGCTGA